One Porphyromonas pogonae genomic region harbors:
- a CDS encoding putative transporter produces MIGFESWLRDLFIVPSITQTIIILSIVCALGLMLGKLRAGNISLGITFVFFVGIFVAHFGITVNPDMLAFAQSFGLVVFVYALGLEVGPSFFPSLKRGGVAFNGLSLLLIIVTLILCWMLSVLFHVSMPNMLGIMSGAVTNTPVLAALQDTLGQINPAGTSDLANMALACAVTYPLGVVGVILALSMMSFWRVKALPKNEDERRKAFVSEFEVINPAVFNKTVKQIVALTDRHFVISRVWHHGELILPKSNSTIMQGDHLLIISNEDDVERLSALFGKRDDSHDWNRPDIDWDAIDSQLVSKRIIITKSKLNGVKLGTLKLRNQYGINITRVDRAGIELLPVPDLYLQIGDRLTVVGDDNAVSQVSKLLGDQIKTLDKPKLVSLFVGLFLGCVLGMIPFFIPGVSMPIKLGLAGGPIILGILMGAFGPRFHVHTYMTNSAIQVIKQMGIVIYLAGLGLASGAHFFETIFRGDGLLWVGIGFIITLVPTIIIGVITNKVFKVSLGKTAGMICGSMANPMALDYANSLDDSDDPAVVYATVYPMSMFLRIITAQLMLLMFL; encoded by the coding sequence ATGATTGGATTTGAATCTTGGCTAAGGGATCTTTTTATTGTTCCCTCCATCACACAAACCATTATTATCTTAAGTATTGTATGTGCCTTGGGGCTTATGCTTGGTAAGCTGAGAGCCGGTAACATATCTTTGGGCATCACCTTTGTTTTCTTTGTTGGTATTTTTGTTGCTCATTTTGGTATTACAGTCAATCCTGATATGCTGGCGTTTGCCCAGAGTTTCGGATTGGTTGTTTTTGTTTATGCCTTAGGGTTGGAGGTCGGACCCTCCTTTTTCCCTTCCCTTAAGCGTGGCGGAGTTGCTTTCAATGGGCTTTCGTTGCTCCTGATTATAGTCACGCTGATATTGTGTTGGATGCTCAGTGTATTATTCCATGTATCTATGCCCAATATGCTGGGCATCATGTCTGGAGCTGTGACCAATACTCCCGTTTTGGCTGCTTTGCAGGATACGTTGGGACAAATCAATCCCGCTGGCACTTCTGACCTAGCCAATATGGCTCTTGCCTGTGCCGTTACTTACCCCTTAGGTGTGGTAGGCGTTATTTTGGCATTGTCGATGATGTCTTTTTGGCGAGTGAAAGCTTTGCCCAAGAATGAGGATGAAAGACGCAAGGCCTTTGTCTCCGAGTTTGAGGTAATCAACCCGGCCGTATTCAACAAAACCGTGAAGCAGATCGTGGCGCTTACCGATAGGCATTTCGTAATCTCTCGCGTATGGCACCACGGAGAGCTTATACTTCCCAAATCCAATAGTACCATCATGCAGGGAGATCACTTGCTCATCATATCCAACGAAGATGATGTGGAGCGACTCAGTGCTCTTTTTGGCAAACGCGATGATAGCCATGACTGGAACAGACCTGATATCGATTGGGACGCCATTGACAGTCAATTGGTATCCAAAAGAATTATTATTACCAAAAGTAAGCTCAACGGGGTTAAGCTGGGCACGCTCAAGCTTAGAAATCAGTATGGCATCAATATTACTCGTGTAGACCGTGCCGGCATAGAGCTTTTGCCTGTACCCGATCTTTACTTGCAGATTGGTGACCGCCTTACTGTCGTGGGCGACGACAATGCAGTAAGTCAGGTGTCAAAACTATTGGGCGATCAGATAAAGACCCTCGACAAGCCTAAGCTCGTAAGCTTATTTGTAGGCTTATTCTTGGGCTGCGTATTGGGTATGATACCCTTTTTTATCCCTGGTGTGAGTATGCCCATCAAGTTGGGACTTGCCGGCGGTCCTATTATCTTGGGTATCCTTATGGGTGCATTCGGGCCACGCTTCCATGTACACACTTACATGACCAATAGTGCTATCCAAGTCATCAAACAAATGGGTATCGTCATCTACCTTGCGGGATTGGGACTTGCCAGTGGCGCACACTTCTTCGAGACTATATTCCGCGGTGACGGACTGCTGTGGGTAGGTATCGGTTTTATCATTACATTAGTGCCTACTATCATTATTGGAGTGATTACAAACAAAGTCTTCAAAGTGAGCTTAGGCAAAACAGCTGGTATGATCTGCGGTAGCATGGCTAATCCTATGGCACTCGACTATGCCAACTCACTCGACGACTCTGACGACCCCGCTGTAGTATACGCTACCGTATACCCCATGTCGATGTTTTTACGTATTATTACAGCCCAATTGATGTTACTGATGTTTTTATAA